A single genomic interval of Spirosoma taeanense harbors:
- a CDS encoding sugar phosphate isomerase/epimerase family protein, producing MKTMKGPGIFLAQFLGDQEPFNNLHSIAGYMADLGYKGVQIPTWDPRMIDLKQASESQTYCDEFKGKLNEAGVEITELATHLQGQLVAVHPAYAAMFDGFGPAELAGKPKEQQAWAVDQLIMTAKASKNLGLSASPSFSGALLWPFMYPWPQRPAGLVETGFKELANRWMPILNAYDEAGVDLAFELHPGEDLHDGVTFEMFLEHTGNHPRVGINYDPSHFVLQQLDYLQFIDFYHDRIFAFHVKDAEFNPTGKQGVYGGYQGWVERAGRFRSLGDGQVDFSGIFSKLAQYDYDRWAVLEWECALKHPEQGAAEGAPFIADHIIRVTERAFDDFAGTGADENFNKKVLGL from the coding sequence ATGAAAACAATGAAAGGCCCCGGCATCTTCCTCGCTCAGTTTCTGGGCGATCAGGAGCCGTTTAATAACCTCCACTCCATTGCCGGATACATGGCCGACCTCGGCTACAAAGGAGTTCAGATCCCTACCTGGGACCCCCGCATGATTGACCTCAAACAAGCGTCTGAAAGCCAGACGTACTGCGATGAGTTCAAGGGGAAACTGAACGAAGCTGGTGTAGAAATTACAGAGCTGGCTACGCATCTGCAGGGGCAACTGGTAGCGGTACACCCGGCCTATGCCGCTATGTTCGACGGATTCGGTCCGGCCGAACTGGCGGGTAAACCGAAAGAGCAGCAGGCCTGGGCCGTCGATCAGTTAATCATGACCGCCAAAGCCAGTAAAAACCTCGGCCTGAGCGCCAGTCCTTCGTTTTCGGGGGCGCTGCTGTGGCCGTTCATGTATCCCTGGCCGCAGCGGCCGGCGGGGCTGGTCGAAACAGGGTTCAAAGAACTGGCCAATCGCTGGATGCCTATTCTGAATGCCTACGACGAAGCCGGCGTAGACCTGGCCTTTGAACTGCATCCCGGCGAAGACCTCCACGACGGCGTTACGTTCGAGATGTTCCTGGAGCATACAGGTAACCACCCACGGGTGGGCATCAACTACGACCCGAGCCACTTCGTTCTGCAGCAGCTCGATTACCTGCAATTCATCGACTTCTACCACGACCGTATTTTCGCTTTCCACGTAAAAGATGCCGAGTTCAACCCAACGGGTAAACAGGGTGTTTACGGCGGGTATCAGGGCTGGGTTGAGCGGGCAGGCCGCTTCCGTTCGCTGGGCGATGGGCAGGTCGACTTCAGTGGAATCTTCAGCAAACTCGCTCAGTACGACTACGACCGGTGGGCCGTGCTGGAGTGGGAGTGCGCGCTGAAACACCCCGAACAGGGAGCCGCCGAGGGAGCGCCGTTCATTGCCGACCACATCATTCGCGTAACCGAGCGGGCCTTCGACGATTTCGCCGGTACGGGTGCCGATGAAAATTTCAACAAGAAAGTGCTGGGCCTGTAG
- a CDS encoding four helix bundle protein: MTPVRLDKGEFADHIEQRLKTFMLRCVQVFRALPQSYDAQHFGKQLIRSSSSSAANYRAVRRARSQNEFFAKISIVVEELDESLFWLEMLIFTDILSEDRLSSLIDEGYQVLKILSKSRSHTGKS, encoded by the coding sequence ATGACCCCAGTACGGTTAGACAAAGGCGAATTTGCTGATCATATAGAGCAGCGTTTAAAGACGTTTATGCTACGTTGCGTACAGGTATTTCGTGCACTCCCTCAATCATACGATGCACAGCATTTCGGCAAGCAGTTGATCCGGTCGTCGTCCTCATCGGCGGCTAATTACCGAGCTGTTCGTCGGGCGCGTAGTCAAAATGAATTTTTTGCCAAAATCAGTATTGTTGTAGAGGAGTTAGACGAATCTTTGTTCTGGCTCGAAATGCTGATTTTTACGGATATTTTGTCAGAAGATCGATTGAGTAGTTTGATTGATGAAGGTTATCAGGTTTTAAAAATTCTGTCAAAGTCGCGTAGTCATACCGGCAAGTCCTGA
- a CDS encoding Gfo/Idh/MocA family protein translates to MQKINVGVVGTGFIGPAHIEALRRLPNTNVLALCEVSPELARQKADQLGIERACSFEDLLKMDDIQVVHICTPNFLHYSQSKAALKAGKHVVCEKPLAKDLHEAEELVQLAKETGLVNAVHFNLRYYPLVRQMKVMREQDDLGEVYSIIGSYLQDWLFYDTDYNWRLEPDKSGDSRAIADIGSHLMDSLEYITGLKTVAVMADFNTVHKVRKKPLKPVETYSGKMLQPEDYADVPINTEDHANVLLRFDNGNRGVITVSQVAAGRKNQMKLEIAGSKKTYAWNSEAPNEMWIGNRDGANQSFLRDPSLAHPEARSVISFPGGHNEGFPDTSKQLFKEVYEAVAAGKQPESPTFPTFADGYRELLICEKILESNRKQAWVEI, encoded by the coding sequence ATGCAAAAGATTAATGTGGGTGTCGTCGGTACCGGATTCATCGGACCTGCACATATCGAAGCGCTTCGTCGCTTGCCCAACACCAACGTTCTTGCCCTGTGTGAAGTATCTCCTGAACTGGCTCGTCAGAAAGCCGATCAGCTGGGTATTGAACGGGCGTGTTCGTTCGAAGACCTGCTCAAAATGGACGATATTCAGGTTGTACATATCTGTACACCGAACTTTCTCCACTATAGCCAGTCGAAAGCAGCACTGAAGGCAGGCAAGCACGTTGTGTGTGAAAAACCGCTGGCCAAAGACCTGCACGAGGCCGAAGAACTGGTGCAGCTGGCCAAAGAAACCGGGCTGGTTAACGCCGTACACTTCAACCTGCGTTACTACCCGCTGGTGCGGCAGATGAAGGTCATGCGCGAACAGGATGATCTGGGCGAAGTGTATTCAATTATTGGCTCTTATCTACAGGACTGGCTGTTTTATGATACCGACTACAACTGGCGGCTCGAACCCGACAAGTCGGGCGACTCGCGGGCGATTGCCGACATCGGCTCGCACCTGATGGACAGCCTGGAGTACATCACCGGCCTGAAAACTGTAGCGGTGATGGCCGACTTCAACACGGTCCATAAAGTGCGGAAAAAACCGCTGAAGCCGGTCGAAACCTATTCGGGCAAGATGCTCCAGCCAGAAGATTATGCCGATGTACCCATCAATACCGAAGACCACGCCAACGTCCTGCTGCGGTTCGATAACGGCAATCGGGGGGTCATTACGGTGTCGCAGGTAGCGGCCGGCCGTAAGAACCAGATGAAACTGGAGATTGCCGGATCTAAGAAAACCTATGCCTGGAACTCCGAAGCGCCCAATGAAATGTGGATTGGTAACCGCGACGGCGCCAACCAGTCGTTCCTGCGCGATCCATCGCTGGCTCATCCCGAGGCCCGGTCGGTTATTAGCTTCCCCGGCGGTCATAACGAAGGTTTCCCCGATACGTCGAAGCAATTATTCAAGGAAGTATACGAGGCTGTTGCCGCTGGAAAGCAGCCTGAAAGCCCAACTTTTCCGACCTTCGCTGATGGATACCGCGAACTGCTGATCTGCGAGAAAATCCTTGAAAGTAACCGCAAGCAGGCGTGGGTGGAAATTTAG
- a CDS encoding Gfo/Idh/MocA family protein, translated as MGQIGGSLEAFIGSVHRRAAGFDNEIELVCGVFSGSADKSKATGHALYLPEDRVYTSFQEMIEREKELPEGERMDFVSIVTPNHLHFPPAKMALENGFHVICDKPMTLNLQEAKELVGIVEKSGLVFGLTHNYTGYPMVKEARDMVRNGKLGKLRKVVVEYPQGWLSKKEEDNNYKQAIWRTDPAKSGAAGCMGDIGTHAENLAEYVTGLKIEELCADLSTFVPGRQLDDDGNVLLRFEGGAKGVLHASQIANGEENALKIFVYGELGGLEWHQMEPNTLKYKTQEGQRVIRPNVGDISAAAKAHIRLPSGHPEGFFEAFANVYRNFAYAVKAHMEGREPDPLYDFPGVQDGVRGLAFIDTVIASSKSDQKWTKFIQ; from the coding sequence ATGGGCCAGATCGGGGGAAGCCTCGAAGCGTTCATTGGGTCCGTTCATCGCCGGGCCGCTGGTTTTGATAACGAAATCGAATTGGTTTGTGGTGTTTTTAGTGGCTCCGCCGATAAATCAAAGGCGACCGGTCATGCGCTCTATCTGCCTGAAGATCGTGTTTATACCTCGTTCCAGGAAATGATTGAGCGCGAAAAGGAATTGCCCGAAGGCGAACGCATGGATTTTGTGTCGATTGTGACCCCCAATCACCTGCACTTCCCACCAGCCAAGATGGCGCTCGAAAACGGCTTCCACGTCATCTGCGACAAGCCGATGACGCTGAATCTGCAGGAAGCCAAAGAGCTCGTCGGTATCGTCGAAAAATCCGGACTGGTGTTTGGTCTGACGCACAACTATACTGGCTACCCGATGGTGAAAGAAGCGCGCGATATGGTCCGCAATGGTAAACTGGGCAAGCTGCGCAAGGTAGTCGTTGAGTATCCGCAGGGCTGGCTCTCTAAAAAAGAAGAAGACAACAACTATAAGCAGGCCATCTGGCGGACAGACCCGGCCAAGTCGGGGGCTGCCGGTTGTATGGGCGACATCGGTACCCACGCCGAAAATCTGGCTGAGTACGTTACGGGACTGAAAATTGAGGAACTCTGCGCTGATCTGAGCACATTCGTGCCTGGTCGTCAGCTCGATGACGACGGCAACGTCCTGCTGCGATTTGAAGGGGGAGCCAAAGGTGTACTGCACGCCAGCCAGATCGCCAATGGCGAAGAAAACGCCCTGAAGATTTTTGTTTACGGCGAACTGGGTGGGCTGGAGTGGCACCAGATGGAGCCCAACACCCTGAAATATAAAACCCAGGAAGGGCAGCGGGTCATTCGTCCCAATGTCGGTGATATATCGGCTGCGGCCAAAGCACATATACGGCTTCCGTCGGGCCACCCGGAAGGGTTCTTCGAGGCTTTTGCCAATGTTTACCGCAACTTCGCCTATGCCGTAAAGGCTCACATGGAAGGCCGTGAGCCGGATCCGCTCTATGATTTCCCGGGTGTTCAAGATGGGGTTCGCGGTCTGGCCTTTATTGACACGGTCATTGCCTCGTCGAAGTCGGATCAGAAATGGACGAAGTTCATTCAATAA
- a CDS encoding MFS transporter produces the protein MNQPVNSSRLFLASCLAIITTAFSFSIRAGILPQLGNEFGLTAEQLGFINSMFFFGFPISMVIGGIVYHTVGPKIIMQVAVVAHTLGILLTIYAGGYTGLLFSTFFIGFGNGCTEAACNPMIADMYSSNKLNKMLGRFHMWFPGGIVIGSLISKFMTDAGSSWQAQIWVLMLPTIVYAFLFFGQPFPKPKVEGVTSIAKNFQAMLTPLYIVLFCCMALTAITEFGPNQWVAVVLSSSGADAMLVLALTFGVMTIGRLFTGPVVDRLGQTGVLLGGAILATIGIYMFSTVTGPIAYLAAIIFGLGVCFNWPTMIGFVAQRVPLSGALGMSIIGGVGMLSTSIFQPIIGKWIDSDHAEAAAKGLSGSALELAAGQATLSTMMTFPIILIFAFTALWFWAGNRKTGHVDETLVAEQPQL, from the coding sequence ATGAATCAACCCGTTAATTCTTCGCGGCTGTTTCTGGCTAGTTGTCTTGCCATTATTACTACAGCCTTTTCCTTCAGCATTCGGGCGGGTATCCTGCCTCAGTTAGGGAATGAATTTGGTTTGACGGCCGAGCAATTAGGCTTTATCAATTCCATGTTCTTTTTTGGGTTTCCTATTTCGATGGTCATTGGTGGTATCGTATACCACACCGTCGGGCCCAAAATAATTATGCAGGTTGCCGTTGTTGCGCACACATTAGGGATTCTGCTAACTATTTACGCCGGTGGCTACACGGGCCTGTTGTTTTCAACATTTTTCATCGGCTTTGGGAATGGCTGTACAGAGGCTGCCTGTAACCCAATGATTGCCGATATGTATTCCAGCAACAAGCTGAACAAAATGCTGGGTCGGTTTCACATGTGGTTTCCGGGAGGTATTGTGATTGGTAGCTTGATATCTAAATTCATGACCGATGCAGGATCGTCCTGGCAGGCTCAAATCTGGGTACTTATGCTGCCGACCATAGTGTATGCGTTCCTGTTCTTTGGCCAGCCTTTTCCAAAACCCAAAGTGGAGGGCGTTACGTCCATAGCGAAAAACTTCCAGGCGATGCTTACCCCGTTGTATATCGTCCTGTTCTGCTGCATGGCGCTGACCGCCATTACTGAATTTGGTCCTAATCAATGGGTAGCCGTTGTCTTAAGCAGCAGCGGAGCCGATGCCATGCTGGTGCTGGCTCTGACATTCGGCGTAATGACGATTGGCCGGCTTTTCACAGGTCCGGTTGTTGATCGACTGGGTCAGACGGGCGTTTTGCTGGGAGGTGCCATTCTGGCAACCATTGGTATTTATATGTTCAGTACGGTTACTGGACCGATAGCCTACTTAGCTGCTATTATATTTGGCCTTGGTGTTTGTTTTAACTGGCCAACCATGATTGGCTTTGTTGCGCAGCGAGTTCCTTTAAGCGGAGCCTTAGGCATGTCTATCATTGGTGGTGTTGGTATGCTGTCAACGTCTATTTTCCAGCCTATCATTGGTAAATGGATTGATTCAGACCACGCCGAAGCAGCCGCCAAAGGGTTAAGTGGTTCTGCCCTGGAATTAGCAGCTGGACAAGCAACCTTGTCTACGATGATGACCTTTCCAATTATCCTGATCTTTGCCTTCACGGCTTTGTGGTTCTGGGCAGGTAATCGCAAAACAGGTCATGTTGACGAGACACTGGTAGCAGAACAGCCGCAACTGTAA
- a CDS encoding serine hydrolase, producing the protein MKTLLLLLLFIVSIVASAQKQPAFISDSLDSYVKRGMADWQIPGLAIAIVKDGKAVISKGYGVREVGQNEPVDENTLFFIATNSKLFTGSAMARLEDEKKLSLNDKVTKYLPDYKLYDPAATQLVTVRDLLCHRLGTKTFQGDFTFWDSNLSRAEIVRRMRLLKPEGQFRQDYGYCNSGFVTAGEVLQKVTGQTWEQYIESNIVKPLGMTNTYMLTAGAENRPNIARPYTTSFGSLTRIPYDNIDNMAPAGSIVSCVKDLSKWLLMQLDSGRFEGKRVLPWPVIQKTRDANTLLGSRKSSVFPTHVRAYGLGVLMTDYNGREVYWHTGGAFGFVTNTCFVPEEKLAITILTNQDNQSFFEALRYQILDAYLGVPYTNRSQFFLTGARRDDAQQQQELKALAERVARKAKPELPLAAYTGTYRHELYGTISIQPDGTGLKVSFQNHPNLSARLDHMDDNTFRLTYSNQAFGVFPAKFSTKGSTAESVVIKASDFVEYDPYVFVKL; encoded by the coding sequence ATGAAAACGCTGCTCCTCCTTCTCTTGTTTATCGTTTCAATTGTCGCTTCGGCGCAAAAACAACCCGCTTTCATTAGTGACAGCCTCGACAGTTACGTAAAGCGCGGTATGGCCGACTGGCAGATTCCCGGTCTGGCTATTGCGATTGTCAAAGACGGCAAAGCCGTTATATCAAAGGGCTACGGCGTACGGGAAGTTGGCCAGAATGAACCGGTTGACGAGAATACGCTTTTCTTCATTGCTACTAACTCCAAACTCTTCACCGGATCGGCGATGGCGAGGCTTGAAGACGAGAAAAAGCTGTCGCTGAACGATAAGGTCACGAAATACCTGCCCGATTACAAACTCTACGATCCGGCAGCCACGCAGCTGGTAACCGTTCGCGATCTGCTCTGCCACCGGCTGGGCACCAAGACGTTCCAGGGTGATTTTACGTTCTGGGACTCAAACCTATCCAGAGCCGAGATCGTCCGACGGATGCGTCTGCTGAAGCCAGAAGGCCAGTTTCGGCAGGATTACGGCTACTGCAACTCCGGTTTCGTGACGGCTGGCGAAGTTCTCCAGAAAGTGACCGGCCAAACGTGGGAGCAGTACATAGAAAGCAACATTGTGAAGCCGCTGGGCATGACCAATACGTATATGCTGACGGCTGGGGCTGAAAATCGCCCCAACATTGCCCGCCCTTACACGACCAGCTTTGGCAGCCTGACGCGCATTCCCTACGACAATATTGATAATATGGCCCCCGCTGGCAGTATCGTCTCGTGCGTCAAAGACCTCAGCAAGTGGCTCCTGATGCAGCTGGACAGCGGCCGGTTCGAGGGGAAACGCGTATTGCCCTGGCCGGTTATCCAGAAAACCCGCGATGCCAATACCTTGCTGGGGAGCCGTAAATCGAGTGTTTTCCCGACGCATGTCCGGGCCTACGGCTTAGGCGTGTTGATGACCGATTACAACGGGCGCGAGGTATACTGGCACACGGGCGGAGCCTTTGGCTTTGTCACCAACACCTGCTTTGTACCGGAAGAGAAGCTAGCCATTACCATTTTGACCAATCAGGATAACCAAAGCTTTTTTGAAGCCTTGCGGTATCAGATTCTGGATGCCTATCTGGGCGTTCCGTACACCAACCGTAGCCAGTTTTTTCTGACGGGTGCCAGGCGGGACGATGCGCAGCAACAGCAGGAACTCAAAGCTCTGGCTGAACGGGTAGCCAGGAAAGCCAAACCCGAACTCCCCTTAGCAGCTTATACGGGTACGTATCGGCATGAGCTATACGGCACCATTTCGATCCAGCCGGATGGAACAGGCCTCAAAGTTTCTTTTCAGAATCATCCCAACCTGTCGGCCCGGCTGGATCACATGGACGATAACACCTTCCGGCTTACGTATTCCAATCAGGCGTTTGGCGTTTTTCCGGCGAAGTTTTCAACGAAAGGCAGTACGGCGGAGAGCGTCGTGATTAAGGCCAGCGACTTTGTGGAATACGACCCATACGTATTCGTCAAGTTATAA